The genomic DNA AGTCACTATTTTTTTGACGAGTATTGTCAAAAGGATATAGAACTTATATTAGAGTACAAATGGCTAGGGTTTAGCTTGTATGAAATTAAAGAACTGTTTCTTTATAAAAATTTAGGGAAATCCTTAGACTATGAAAAGGATAATTTTTATCAATCTTTATTTAAAGTAAAATATGAAAAGATTGAACAAGAAATAAAAACTTTAGAGGAACGAAAATGCAAATTAAAGGAAGCGTTACATAATTTATCTATAGAAACTGAAATTTCGAGTTCAATTTTAGGGGTAGATTTAAAAGTACTTCATTTATTTAAATGTGTTAAGTGTAACGGAAATTTAATTCTTGAAGATGGCATTATTAATAAGAATCAAATTATTGAGGGAAAGTTAATTTGTAATTGTGGTGAAGAATACACGATTATTTCAGGGGTTTTAACAGCTGGCAACTCAGTGAAAGCGTATGAAAAGAAATCACTTGAAGATTCTATTTCGGATTATATTCATGAAACTGATACTGCTTTTTTGGAAAATGTTCAAAGAGGAGGAGAATGGGCGAAAAAGAAACTAATGCAATTAGATTTAAATGAAAAAATACTACTTGATTTAGGGTCTGGTATTGGGTTCTTTTTACGAAATATTTATGAAGAACTACCGGAAGAGTGTTTATATATTGCTGTTGATCGAGATTTGAATAAACTTTTACTTTTAAAAGATGTAATTGAGAGAAGAAATGTGAAAAGAAATATTGTATTTATCTGTGCCGACTTTCTAAACATACCTATTCAGAATAATTCTGTTGATATTGTAATCGATCAATCAGGTACAAGTAATTATAGTTTTGAATATGAGGAGTTCTTATTGTGTGAATTAAATTCCCTTTTTAAACACAATTGTTATTTATTAAGTTCATTTATTTTATTTAATAAATTTAGTATAAATAGCCAAATTGCACCTAGACTCAGAGAGAATTTTACATCTGCAAAAGTAACAAAAGAAATCGAAAATTTACAGTTTCAATCTATTGATGAAAGTACTTCAAATTATTTGATACGAGGGGGAAGGTACGAGGATTTCTTTGTTCAAGGAGAAGAAATTTATACATATTCATTTTTCGGAAAAAGATGGGGTTAACCCCATCTTTTATTTATTTTCCCTTAAAACTTTTCAAATAGTACATATTGCTATTGGGTTG from Bacillus cereus G9842 includes the following:
- a CDS encoding MerR family transcriptional regulator, with protein sequence MKISKFAEVNNVSVDTIRHYMDLGLVIPEKKGSHYFFDEYCQKDIELILEYKWLGFSLYEIKELFLYKNLGKSLDYEKDNFYQSLFKVKYEKIEQEIKTLEERKCKLKEALHNLSIETEISSSILGVDLKVLHLFKCVKCNGNLILEDGIINKNQIIEGKLICNCGEEYTIISGVLTAGNSVKAYEKKSLEDSISDYIHETDTAFLENVQRGGEWAKKKLMQLDLNEKILLDLGSGIGFFLRNIYEELPEECLYIAVDRDLNKLLLLKDVIERRNVKRNIVFICADFLNIPIQNNSVDIVIDQSGTSNYSFEYEEFLLCELNSLFKHNCYLLSSFILFNKFSINSQIAPRLRENFTSAKVTKEIENLQFQSIDESTSNYLIRGGRYEDFFVQGEEIYTYSFFGKRWG